The Heyndrickxia acidicola genomic interval AGCATTTGAGGAAGAAAACATAAAACCTTATATACATAAAGTCACCGATAAATTACATGTTGTCCCTGCTGATGATTATTTAGCAACTTTAGCTAGGTTACTTTATTCAAATTATAAAAACCGAAATATCTCATTAGCTTTAAATGATTTATTAGAGCCAATTAAAGATGATTATGATTTTATTATCATCGATACACCACCATCTTTATCGGAACCGATGGTAAATGCAGTTTGCTCCAGTGACTATGTAGTGATCTTGGCGGAAAGTTCTAAATGGGCGTTTACAGCTATTCCAAGATTCATGGAAACCGTTGAATATGCAAAGGAAAATGTGAATCCTAAAGTTGAAATAGCGGGCATACTAAGAACCATGAATGATGTCAGGAGAGCAGATTCTAAAGCATTCGTTGAATTGATCGGAGAAGAATATTCTAACTTAGTTTTTGAAACCATCATAAGAAGAAAAGCTGCTACTGGCAGGATTGCGATTGATGGGTTATTCGAAAATAAGGAAATTAAGGAAGCCCTAGACCAATATATTCTTTTTTATGATGAATTGAAAACGAGAATAGGAGTGAACCAAAATGTCCAAAGCAAATGACATTAAAAATAAATTATTGAGTGGCAGAAGAGATCCCCGACAGTCTTTAATGGGAGGTTCTGTACAAGCTGAACCTAATAATAATAATGATGTAAATGTTAACCCGATTACAAATGTTAATATTAATAATGATGTTGATAAAATTCTTAATAAGAAAAATGTGAAATCAGATAAATTACTGGTTGGTATCTATTTTAAACCGGAAGTAAAAAGAGCATTAGATAAACTGCAGCAAAGAGAAGGTAAAGGGGCTAAATCAGAATTTGTAAATGACATAGTAGAATGGGCATTAAAACAAAAAGGTTATCTCCAATGAAAAATTTACCTACAAAGAAAAAGGTTCTCGATTTGTGAGCCTTTTTTTCTTATTTTACCTTTTAAAAAGACATATTTGTAAATGCGTTTCACAAAATGAAAACTTTATACTATGATCATGGAAGGGGAAAAGTACAAATGTTTTTTGAAACAACGAAAATGTGTACTTATTGTGGTAAACAGTTTAGAGAAGAATTACTAAAGCCAATGGTGAATGATGATAATCCTAATTTAGAAAGAGTTTATTGTCCTAGTTGTTTGCCAGAAGTAGAAGACAATATAAAATCCTTACCTTGGGTCAAGAATCAACATAAAATCAGTAGGGAATAAGTGCGTATACAGAAAGAATGGAAATAAAAGATGGGAGAAGTTCCCTGGATTGAACGATTAGGCAGAGAAAATATACAGTTAAAAAGATGATCTTTCTAATATAAATAATAATAATAATATTAATGTTAATAATGAAGTTTTATTAACGAATTGAGTGTGTAGGAAAGGATTCGAAACGACATAATTTATATGCAATAGAAACGAGAAAAGACCGATTAAACTTAATCAGTCTTTTCGGTTCCGAATATTACTTATTAAACTAACGCACCCGTTACTTGAATAAGATTTTGCCAAGTATAAGTCTTATCTTTGAGTCCTTCTTTTTATAAACAAAGAAATCAATACAAAAATGACCAAAAATATCAATACTTGACCAGTTGAATTTTCGCTAAGAAAATTGTGAATGCCATTGGCACGAAGTATGGAACGAATAACAACGGAAAGAATTGCAGCAATCACACAAATCAAGACTCTTTTGCCCATAAAATTTTACTCCATTTTTTTATTTTGTCTTAAATATTTTAAAAGTTATTCAAATTTCTTCAACTAAACTGCTTCGGTAGTGCAACAACTACTTTCCGAACAGTCGAGCAAAGAAGCCCTTCTTCGATTCTTGACTCGCTGCTGTTGCCTCTAATTGCGCCTGTTTCAGTTCCTGTGTGGCACGGATCAGTTCCCTTAACTGTTCATCACGTTTTTTCGTCAGTTCTTTGTCACGTTCCATGGCCTTATTTTCTCGCTGTTCTTCCCGTCCTATAGTTCAGCGGTCTCCTTCGTTCTCACGTTCAATAGCACGTAGTGCCTGCTGTCTCAACATCTCCCGTATTTCTTCCCGTACCTCTTCGAGCGTGTCGTCACGAAAACCAGACAACAATTCCTCTGTCATTTGTAGCGAGGTAGCAACATGTAACGGCATGTTCTCCTGCTCTGTAGAAGGTTACTCGGGCGAGGGAACGACATGCATTCCCGTTACACCTCGTTCTCCTAAGGCTATAGAAACGGCATCCTCGAACGTTGTTCCCGGCTCGTTTAGAACATCTCTCATTTTCGCTAGGACGGTTATATCACGTTCCACGAAGGCTCTACTGCCTCTTTGACCCTTAACAAATTCATAATCATGTTCCTCTAGGTGAAGACAATATTTTCTCAATGTGCTGTGACCGATTTGTAATCTCTCGGCAACTTCTTTCGTCCAGTATGCTCGCTCGTTATGTTCCTCCGTTTTCACCTCGTTCTTGCGTTCTGGTTATGTACAGTATTCGTCATTAACGGTCGAAACCCTGCCAACACAAAAAAGACCGTCATTGTGACGATCCATAGTTGTTAAACTAAAGCACCCGTTTAAGTACATTTCTTCACAATCTTACTTTCAACAATAAAAAAAGCTG includes:
- a CDS encoding ParA family protein, coding for MAKVITFGIQKGGVGKSTTSGIISYLLASEGFKTLVVDMDSQGNVTDLLTNMEPDEFAGQTILEAFEEENIKPYIHKVTDKLHVVPADDYLATLARLLYSNYKNRNISLALNDLLEPIKDDYDFIIIDTPPSLSEPMVNAVCSSDYVVILAESSKWAFTAIPRFMETVEYAKENVNPKVEIAGILRTMNDVRRADSKAFVELIGEEYSNLVFETIIRRKAATGRIAIDGLFENKEIKEALDQYILFYDELKTRIGVNQNVQSK